From one Staphylococcus kloosii genomic stretch:
- a CDS encoding COX15/CtaA family protein, producing MFKKRNLKWLSVLATIIMALVQLGGALVTKTGSADGCGSDWPLCHGAFLPQNLPIQTIIELSHRAVSGLSLIVVVWLSIVAWKHIGYIKEIKPLAIISISFLLIQALIGAAAVIWQQNAYILALHFGISLVSFSSVFVMTLIIFEVDRKYEADELFIRKPLRSLTWIMTGIVYLTIYTGALVRHKKASLAYGEWPLPFHDIIPHTEGDWINFVHRGMALITFIWILLTFIHALNNYHQNRTIRYGYTTAFILIILQVTTGALSVITHVNLIIALLHALIITILFGLITYFIVLMLRTIRSGG from the coding sequence TTGTTTAAAAAACGAAACCTAAAATGGTTATCGGTACTAGCTACCATCATCATGGCACTAGTACAATTAGGTGGAGCGCTCGTAACTAAGACTGGTTCAGCTGATGGCTGTGGTTCCGACTGGCCATTATGTCACGGCGCTTTTCTACCGCAAAATTTACCAATACAAACAATAATCGAATTAAGCCATCGTGCCGTGTCGGGTTTATCCTTAATCGTTGTAGTATGGTTATCTATTGTTGCTTGGAAACATATTGGTTATATAAAAGAAATAAAACCATTAGCAATTATTAGTATTAGCTTTTTATTAATTCAAGCACTTATAGGGGCAGCAGCAGTAATTTGGCAACAAAACGCCTATATTCTAGCACTTCATTTCGGTATTTCTTTAGTCAGCTTTTCTTCTGTTTTTGTAATGACTTTAATCATTTTTGAAGTCGATCGCAAATATGAGGCTGATGAACTATTTATTAGAAAACCGTTACGTAGTTTAACATGGATTATGACGGGCATTGTATATTTAACAATTTATACTGGTGCCTTAGTAAGACATAAGAAAGCAAGTCTTGCATATGGTGAATGGCCATTGCCATTTCATGATATTATACCTCATACCGAAGGAGATTGGATTAACTTCGTCCATAGAGGTATGGCGTTAATTACATTTATTTGGATATTATTAACATTCATCCATGCACTTAACAATTATCACCAAAACAGAACAATCCGTTATGGTTACACGACTGCATTTATCTTAATTATTTTGCAAGTAACTACAGGCGCATTATCTGTCATCACACATGTGAATTTAATTATTGCATTACTACACGCTTTAATTATCACTATTTTATTTGGTTTAATCACCTACTTCATCGTACTAATGTTACGAACGATTCGTAGTGGTGGTTAA
- a CDS encoding pyruvate carboxylase — protein sequence MKNINKLLVANRGEIAIRIFRAATELDIQTVAIYSNEDKGSLHRYKADESYLVGEDLGPADSYLNIERIIEVAKRAEVDAIHPGYGFLSENETFARRCKEEGIKFIGPRLEHLDMFGDKVKARETAIKADLPVIPGTDGPVETFEAAKSFAEEAGYPLMIKATSGGGGKGMRIVRNADELEDAFHRAKSEAEKSFGNSEVYIERYIDNPKHIEVQIIGDEHGNIVHLYERDCSVQRRHQKVVEVAPSVGLTEEMRERICDAAVDLSNKIDYVNAGTVEFLVSGEEFFFIEVNPRVQVEHTITEMITGIDIVKTQILIADGEPLFGDRVNMPHQEDIKTLGYAIQCRITTEDPSNDFMPDTGRIIAYRSSGGFGVRLDAGDGFQGAEISPYYDSLLVKLSTHGLNFKQAQEKMDRSLQEMRIRGVKTNVQFLKNVIRNPQFISGDYTTKFIENTPELFEIEPSQDRGTKTLEYIGNITVNGFPNVEKRPKPEYEVTPTPKVSKKEIAQLSGTKQLLDDKGPKAVADWLKQQEDVLITDTTFRDAHQSLLATRVRTNDMMNIASKTAQVMKDNFSLEMWGGATFDVAYNFLKENPWERLERLRKAIPNVLFQMLLRASNAVGYKNYPDNVIKKFVKESADAGIDVFRIFDSLNWIDQMKVANEAVQEAGKISEGAICYTGDILNPERSNIYTIDYYVNMAKELEREGFHILAIKDMAGLLKPKAAYELVAELKSVVDIPIHLHTHDTSGNGLLLYKQAIDAGVDVIDTAVASMSGLTSQPSGNSLYYALNGFPRDMRADIEGMESLSQYWGTVRQYYSDFESDIKSPNTEIYKHEMPGGQYSNLHQQAKSLGLGNRYNEVKDMYRRVNFLFGDIVKVTPSSKIVGDMALYMVQNDLDEETVLKDGYKLDFPESVVSFFKGDIGQPVDGFNKELQKVVLKGETPLEDRPGEYLDPVDFESVRKELEEKQLKEVTEQDIISYVLYPKVYEQYMTTQEQYGNVSLLDTPTFFFGMRNNETVEIEIDTGKRLIITLKAITEPDEKGVRTIFFDMNGQARRIYIQDENVKANASVKPKADKLNPNHIGAQMPGSVTEVKIAEGENVKSGQALLITEAMKMETTVQAPFDGVVTKLTVQSGDAIESGDLLIEIEKEAVD from the coding sequence TTGAAAAACATAAATAAATTACTTGTAGCTAATCGTGGGGAAATTGCAATTAGAATTTTTAGGGCAGCAACTGAATTAGATATTCAAACAGTTGCTATATATTCAAATGAAGATAAAGGATCTTTACATAGATATAAAGCGGACGAATCATACTTAGTCGGTGAAGATTTAGGACCGGCAGATAGTTATTTAAATATAGAGAGAATTATCGAAGTAGCTAAGCGCGCAGAAGTTGATGCTATCCATCCAGGCTATGGCTTTTTAAGTGAAAATGAAACTTTTGCACGCCGTTGTAAAGAAGAGGGCATAAAATTTATTGGCCCAAGACTTGAACATTTGGATATGTTCGGAGATAAGGTGAAAGCTAGAGAAACTGCTATCAAAGCTGATTTACCTGTTATTCCAGGTACGGATGGACCAGTAGAAACTTTTGAGGCAGCCAAATCATTTGCCGAAGAAGCTGGTTATCCATTAATGATTAAAGCGACAAGTGGCGGTGGCGGTAAAGGTATGCGTATCGTTCGTAATGCTGATGAATTAGAAGATGCATTCCACAGAGCTAAATCAGAAGCCGAAAAATCTTTTGGTAATAGTGAAGTTTATATAGAAAGATACATTGATAATCCAAAACACATTGAAGTACAAATTATCGGTGACGAACATGGTAATATCGTTCATTTATATGAACGTGATTGCTCAGTTCAACGTAGACATCAAAAAGTCGTTGAAGTTGCGCCATCTGTAGGTCTTACAGAAGAAATGAGAGAACGTATATGTGATGCTGCCGTAGATTTATCCAATAAAATTGATTATGTCAACGCAGGGACAGTAGAATTTTTAGTTTCAGGAGAAGAGTTCTTCTTTATTGAAGTAAATCCACGTGTTCAAGTTGAGCATACAATTACAGAGATGATCACAGGTATTGATATCGTAAAAACTCAAATTTTAATTGCTGATGGTGAACCATTATTCGGCGACCGTGTTAATATGCCTCATCAAGAAGATATCAAAACATTAGGTTATGCGATTCAATGTCGTATTACAACAGAAGATCCATCTAATGACTTTATGCCAGATACAGGCCGTATTATAGCTTATCGTTCTAGTGGTGGTTTTGGTGTACGTTTAGATGCGGGCGACGGATTCCAAGGTGCGGAAATTTCACCATATTATGATTCTCTGTTAGTTAAGTTGTCTACACATGGACTTAACTTTAAACAAGCTCAAGAAAAAATGGACCGTTCATTACAAGAAATGCGTATTAGAGGCGTAAAGACGAACGTACAATTCTTGAAAAATGTAATCCGTAATCCTCAATTTATTAGTGGTGATTATACAACTAAATTTATTGAAAATACGCCTGAACTTTTTGAAATTGAACCGAGCCAAGATAGAGGTACAAAAACGTTAGAATACATTGGTAACATTACAGTAAATGGCTTCCCAAATGTAGAAAAACGACCAAAACCTGAATACGAAGTTACACCAACGCCAAAAGTTAGTAAAAAAGAAATCGCGCAATTATCAGGTACGAAACAATTATTAGATGACAAAGGACCAAAAGCTGTAGCCGATTGGTTAAAACAACAAGAAGATGTATTAATTACAGACACTACTTTTAGAGATGCACATCAATCATTGTTAGCAACTCGAGTTCGTACAAATGACATGATGAACATAGCGTCTAAAACGGCGCAAGTCATGAAAGATAACTTTTCTCTTGAAATGTGGGGCGGCGCAACGTTTGATGTTGCCTACAATTTCTTGAAAGAGAATCCATGGGAACGTTTGGAAAGATTACGTAAAGCAATACCTAACGTGTTATTCCAAATGTTATTACGAGCTTCTAACGCGGTTGGTTATAAAAACTATCCAGATAATGTTATTAAAAAGTTTGTCAAAGAAAGTGCTGATGCAGGCATCGATGTATTCCGTATCTTTGACTCATTAAATTGGATAGATCAAATGAAAGTAGCGAATGAGGCAGTGCAAGAAGCTGGTAAAATATCTGAAGGTGCGATTTGTTATACGGGTGATATTTTAAACCCAGAACGTTCTAACATTTATACGATAGACTATTATGTCAATATGGCGAAAGAGTTAGAGCGTGAAGGTTTCCATATTTTAGCAATTAAAGACATGGCAGGTTTATTGAAACCTAAGGCAGCTTACGAACTAGTTGCAGAATTAAAATCAGTCGTTGATATTCCAATTCACTTGCACACTCATGATACAAGTGGCAATGGTTTACTACTGTATAAACAAGCGATTGATGCAGGCGTCGATGTTATTGATACTGCTGTAGCATCAATGAGTGGCTTAACAAGTCAACCAAGTGGTAACTCATTATATTATGCATTAAACGGCTTCCCTCGTGATATGCGTGCGGATATAGAAGGTATGGAAAGCTTATCTCAATATTGGGGTACAGTTCGACAATACTATAGTGACTTTGAAAGTGATATTAAATCACCAAATACTGAAATATATAAACATGAAATGCCAGGTGGTCAATATTCTAACTTGCATCAACAGGCTAAAAGTTTAGGTTTAGGTAATCGCTATAACGAAGTCAAAGATATGTATCGTAGAGTCAATTTCTTATTCGGGGATATTGTTAAAGTGACACCGTCATCTAAAATTGTTGGTGATATGGCACTATACATGGTACAAAATGATTTAGATGAAGAAACTGTACTCAAGGACGGTTACAAATTAGATTTCCCTGAATCAGTAGTATCATTTTTCAAAGGTGATATTGGTCAACCTGTAGATGGCTTCAATAAAGAATTACAAAAAGTAGTGCTTAAAGGTGAAACACCTTTAGAAGACAGACCAGGTGAATACTTAGATCCAGTAGATTTTGAAAGTGTTAGAAAAGAACTAGAAGAAAAACAACTTAAAGAAGTAACAGAACAAGACATTATTAGTTATGTGCTGTATCCAAAAGTATATGAACAATATATGACAACACAAGAACAATACGGTAACGTATCATTGCTTGATACACCAACATTCTTCTTTGGTATGCGTAACAATGAAACTGTAGAAATCGAAATTGATACAGGTAAACGTCTAATCATTACACTTAAAGCTATAACAGAACCAGATGAGAAAGGTGTACGTACAATTTTCTTCGACATGAATGGTCAAGCACGTCGAATTTATATTCAAGATGAAAATGTAAAAGCCAATGCAAGCGTAAAACCTAAAGCAGATAAATTAAACCCTAACCACATTGGTGCGCAAATGCCAGGTTCTGTAACAGAAGTTAAAATTGCTGAAGGTGAAAATGTGAAGAGTGGCCAAGCATTATTAATTACAGAAGCAATGAAAATGGAAACAACTGTTCAAGCGCCATTTGATGGTGTAGTTACTAAGTTAACTGTACAAAGTGGCGACGCAATTGAATCAGGTGATTTATTAATCGAAATTGAAAAAGAAGCGGTAGATTAA
- the ftsW gene encoding cell division peptidoglycan polymerase FtsW, whose translation MKNIRQILRHVGKYAKYIDYPLVVTYILLCMIGLVMVYSASMVAATKGTLTGGISVSGTYFYSRQLLYVIMSFGIVFFMAFFLNVKFLEQTKFQKWMMLIIVGLLCATLVIGSNINGSKSWINLGFMNLQASELLKIALILYIPYMIEKKRPRVFKQPKLLTSPIVLAAFCIGLVLLQKDVGQTLLIIIIFFSIIFYAGIGVEKTVKYLLVIVIGVVVVGGLALLFGLVPHYLTARFSTLLNPFSNEAGTGYHISNSLLAIGNGGLFGRGLGNSIMKLGYLPEPHTDFIFSIICEELGLIGGLFVICLLFFIVYRAFQLANKTSSYFYKLVCVGVASYIGSQTFVNLGGISGTIPLTGVPLPFISFGGSSMISLSIAMGLLLITAKQIKIDEAYKKENNYNIRSVPTNRRR comes from the coding sequence ATGAAAAATATTAGGCAAATACTACGGCATGTAGGAAAATATGCAAAGTACATTGACTATCCTTTAGTTGTTACATATATTTTATTATGTATGATTGGCTTAGTTATGGTCTATAGTGCGAGTATGGTTGCAGCTACAAAAGGTACATTGACTGGTGGCATATCAGTATCAGGTACTTATTTTTATTCTAGACAATTACTTTACGTTATTATGAGTTTCGGAATCGTATTCTTTATGGCATTTTTCCTTAATGTTAAATTTTTGGAACAGACAAAATTTCAAAAATGGATGATGCTCATTATAGTAGGGTTATTGTGTGCAACTCTTGTGATTGGTAGTAATATTAATGGTTCTAAAAGTTGGATTAACTTAGGGTTTATGAATTTACAAGCTTCGGAATTGTTAAAAATTGCATTAATCCTCTACATACCATATATGATTGAAAAGAAAAGACCGAGAGTTTTTAAGCAACCTAAATTATTAACGTCGCCGATAGTACTAGCAGCATTTTGTATTGGCTTAGTATTGTTACAAAAAGACGTTGGACAAACATTACTTATTATAATCATATTCTTCTCAATAATATTTTATGCAGGAATTGGTGTTGAAAAAACGGTTAAATATTTACTTGTGATTGTTATTGGTGTTGTAGTTGTGGGTGGTTTGGCATTGCTATTTGGCTTAGTACCACATTACTTAACTGCACGTTTCAGTACTTTACTAAATCCATTTAGTAATGAAGCAGGTACTGGTTATCACATTTCCAACTCACTGCTAGCAATAGGTAATGGTGGTTTATTTGGTAGAGGGCTAGGTAATAGTATAATGAAACTAGGTTATTTACCTGAACCACATACAGACTTTATCTTTTCAATTATTTGTGAAGAACTTGGACTTATTGGTGGATTATTTGTAATTTGCTTACTATTCTTTATCGTTTATAGAGCTTTCCAACTTGCGAATAAAACATCATCATATTTCTATAAATTAGTTTGTGTCGGTGTTGCTAGTTATATTGGAAGTCAAACATTCGTCAACTTAGGTGGTATTTCTGGTACAATTCCACTTACCGGTGTGCCATTACCATTTATTAGTTTTGGTGGATCTTCTATGATTAGTTTAAGTATAGCTATGGGCTTATTACTAATAACTGCCAAACAAATTAAAATTGATGAAGCTTATAAAAAAGAAAATAATTATAATATACGATCTGTACCTACAAACAGACGTAGATAA
- a CDS encoding YlaN family protein: MVKSQKLNNAAYDQLNKDADRILQLIKVQMDNLTLPQCPLYEEVLDTQMFGLQKEVDFAIQLELIDKEVGKDLMLRLEKELSKLHDAFTNV, from the coding sequence ATGGTAAAAAGTCAAAAACTAAATAATGCGGCATATGACCAGTTAAATAAAGATGCTGACAGGATTTTACAATTGATTAAAGTTCAAATGGACAATCTTACTTTACCTCAATGCCCATTATATGAAGAAGTACTAGACACTCAAATGTTTGGCTTACAAAAAGAAGTTGATTTTGCCATTCAATTAGAGTTAATAGATAAAGAAGTAGGGAAAGATTTAATGCTTCGTTTAGAAAAAGAATTGTCTAAACTTCATGACGCTTTTACAAACGTATAA
- a CDS encoding DUF2197 domain-containing protein: MMTVQCIICDTKVLIDKNTLEAKRLRNDPMHTFMCDECKSRLDSPKQRKQHINYN, encoded by the coding sequence ATGATGACCGTACAATGTATAATTTGTGATACTAAAGTACTCATCGACAAAAATACATTAGAAGCTAAACGTCTCCGTAACGACCCAATGCACACATTTATGTGCGATGAATGTAAAAGTCGTTTAGATTCACCTAAACAACGTAAACAGCATATTAATTATAATTAA
- the typA gene encoding translational GTPase TypA: MTNLREDVRNIAIIAHVDHGKTTLVDELLKQSGMFRENEHVDERAMDSNDLERERGITILAKNTAVDYKGTRINILDTPGHADFGGEVERIMKMVDGVVLVVDAYEGTMPQTRFVLKKALEQNLKPVVVVNKIDKPSARPEGVVDEVLDLFIELEATDEQLEFPVVYASAVNGTASLESDKQDETMQSLYESIIDYIPAPLDNHEEPLQFQVALLDYNDYVGRIGVGRVFRGTMRVGDNVSLIKLDGTVKNFRVTKIFGYFGLNRVEVQEAHAGDLIAVSGMEDINVGETVTPHDHQDALPVLRIDEPTLEMTFKVNNSPFAGREGDFVTARQIQERLDEQLETDVSLKVTQTDSPDTWIVAGRGELHLSILIENMRREGYELQVSKPQVILKDIDGVTCEPFERVQCEVPQEYTGAVIESLGQRKGEMLDMVTTDNGLTRIIFMVPARGMIGYTTEFMSQTRGYGIINHTFEEFKPRIKGRIGGRRNGALVSMDQGQASSYAIMSLEDRGTNFMEPGTEVYEGMIVGEHNRDNDLTVNITKVKHQTNVRSATKDQTVTMKRPRVLTLEEALQFINDDELVEVTPESIRLRKKILEKSAREKESKRVKQMMQDEE, translated from the coding sequence ATGACTAATTTAAGAGAAGATGTTCGAAATATAGCAATCATCGCTCACGTTGACCATGGTAAAACGACTTTAGTAGATGAATTATTAAAGCAATCAGGCATGTTCCGTGAAAATGAACATGTAGATGAAAGAGCGATGGATTCAAACGATTTAGAAAGAGAACGTGGTATTACAATTTTAGCAAAAAATACTGCAGTTGATTACAAAGGCACAAGAATTAATATTTTAGATACACCAGGGCACGCTGACTTTGGTGGTGAAGTAGAACGTATTATGAAAATGGTAGATGGTGTTGTACTTGTAGTAGACGCTTACGAAGGTACTATGCCACAAACACGTTTCGTATTGAAAAAAGCATTAGAGCAAAATTTAAAACCAGTAGTAGTTGTAAATAAAATTGATAAACCTTCTGCTAGACCAGAAGGCGTTGTAGACGAAGTATTAGACTTATTTATCGAATTAGAAGCTACAGATGAACAATTAGAATTTCCTGTTGTATATGCTTCTGCTGTTAACGGTACTGCAAGTTTAGAGTCAGATAAACAAGACGAAACAATGCAATCACTATACGAATCTATTATCGATTATATTCCAGCCCCACTAGACAATCATGAAGAGCCATTACAATTCCAAGTAGCATTATTAGACTACAATGACTATGTTGGCCGTATCGGTGTAGGACGTGTGTTCAGAGGAACAATGCGCGTAGGTGACAATGTGTCATTAATTAAATTAGATGGTACAGTGAAAAACTTCCGTGTTACTAAAATCTTTGGTTACTTTGGTTTAAACCGTGTTGAAGTGCAAGAAGCACATGCCGGAGACCTTATTGCCGTATCAGGAATGGAAGACATCAACGTTGGTGAAACAGTGACACCACACGATCACCAAGATGCTTTACCTGTATTACGTATTGACGAGCCTACATTAGAAATGACATTTAAAGTTAACAACTCACCATTCGCTGGTCGTGAAGGTGATTTCGTAACAGCACGTCAAATCCAAGAACGTCTTGATGAACAATTAGAGACAGACGTTTCTTTAAAAGTTACACAAACTGATTCTCCAGATACTTGGATTGTTGCTGGTCGTGGTGAACTACACTTATCAATCCTTATTGAAAATATGAGACGTGAAGGTTATGAATTACAAGTTTCTAAACCACAAGTAATTTTAAAAGATATTGATGGAGTAACATGTGAACCATTCGAAAGAGTACAATGTGAAGTACCACAAGAATATACTGGTGCAGTTATTGAATCATTAGGTCAACGTAAAGGTGAAATGTTAGACATGGTTACTACAGATAATGGCCTAACTCGTATTATCTTTATGGTGCCTGCACGTGGTATGATCGGTTATACTACAGAATTTATGTCTCAAACTCGTGGGTACGGTATTATTAACCATACATTTGAAGAATTTAAACCACGTATCAAAGGTCGTATTGGCGGCAGAAGAAATGGTGCTTTAGTTTCAATGGACCAAGGTCAAGCAAGTTCATACGCGATCATGAGTTTAGAAGATCGTGGTACTAACTTTATGGAACCTGGTACTGAAGTATATGAAGGTATGATTGTTGGTGAACATAACCGTGATAATGACTTAACAGTTAATATTACTAAAGTTAAACATCAAACTAACGTACGTTCTGCTACAAAAGACCAAACAGTTACAATGAAACGTCCAAGAGTATTAACTCTAGAAGAAGCACTACAATTTATCAATGACGATGAATTAGTAGAGGTTACACCAGAAAGCATCAGATTAAGAAAGAAAATTCTTGAAAAATCTGCGCGTGAAAAAGAATCAAAACGTGTTAAACAAATGATGCAAGACGAAGAATAA
- a CDS encoding DUF5325 family protein, protein MQQKKSKAIFWVLAVVAIIFLLLFSFSLAATNVPLMILTLILFIATFGVGFTLKKKYRENGWL, encoded by the coding sequence ATGCAACAAAAAAAATCAAAAGCTATATTTTGGGTACTCGCAGTAGTAGCCATCATATTCTTATTATTATTTAGTTTTAGCTTAGCAGCTACAAATGTTCCATTGATGATTTTAACACTTATATTGTTCATTGCAACATTTGGCGTTGGTTTCACTTTAAAAAAGAAATATCGTGAAAACGGCTGGCTATAA
- a CDS encoding inositol monophosphatase family protein — translation MTVYEFAKGLILEAGNNVTKIMQQEIEIETKSNPNDLVTNVDKATEKFLFDNIKKTYPNHAVIGEEGHGHDLSETSGVVWVVDPIDGTLNFVHQQENFAISIGIFKDGEPYAGFVYDVINNVLYHCKAGEGAYENERLLPTLIEDILEKSIIGINPNWLTKPKLGPMLQPIVEDSRSARAYGSAALEIVYVATGKLGAYITPRLQPWDFAGGMIILNEVNGRATNMLGEPLSILHPNSVVVANSSLHENLIHNYFDNYKDTLIALHERFK, via the coding sequence ATGACTGTATATGAGTTTGCAAAAGGTCTTATATTAGAAGCGGGTAATAATGTTACCAAAATTATGCAACAAGAAATTGAAATTGAAACTAAATCCAATCCAAACGATTTAGTCACGAATGTAGATAAAGCAACAGAAAAATTTCTGTTCGATAATATAAAAAAAACTTATCCTAATCATGCCGTTATCGGAGAAGAAGGGCATGGGCATGATCTATCGGAAACAAGTGGTGTTGTATGGGTCGTGGATCCGATTGATGGCACATTAAATTTTGTGCATCAGCAAGAAAACTTTGCAATTTCTATTGGTATTTTTAAAGATGGTGAACCTTATGCTGGGTTTGTATACGATGTTATTAATAACGTGTTATATCATTGTAAAGCAGGCGAGGGTGCATATGAAAATGAGCGCTTATTACCAACTTTAATAGAAGATATTTTAGAGAAGAGTATTATAGGTATTAATCCAAACTGGTTAACTAAACCTAAATTAGGGCCTATGTTACAGCCGATTGTAGAAGACTCAAGAAGCGCAAGAGCTTATGGTTCTGCGGCGTTAGAAATTGTTTATGTTGCAACGGGTAAATTAGGTGCCTATATTACGCCTAGATTGCAACCGTGGGATTTCGCAGGTGGAATGATAATTTTAAATGAAGTTAATGGAAGAGCTACGAATATGTTAGGCGAACCATTGTCTATTTTACATCCGAATTCGGTCGTTGTAGCTAATTCAAGTTTGCATGAAAATTTAATTCATAATTATTTTGATAATTATAAAGATACATTGATTGCACTTCATGAACGATTCAAATAA
- a CDS encoding YktB family protein, whose translation MTKYIFKPKDFKAFTVPGLDDRMAALEEHVRPQLNNLGEYFAQYLETQTGEVFYPHVAKHARRSVNPPKDTWVAFATNKRGYKMQPHFQIGLFEEQLFVMYGVMHEAKDKAQQVKVFEDQFNQLKNLPADYSVSLDHMSQEKTLIKDMDDSSLQKAIDRVKNVKKGEFFVARTLQPGADDLKSDKAFISFLEDTFTQLLKFYA comes from the coding sequence ATGACTAAATATATATTTAAACCCAAAGATTTCAAAGCATTTACAGTACCAGGATTAGACGACAGAATGGCAGCACTCGAAGAACATGTGCGTCCTCAATTAAACAATTTAGGTGAATATTTCGCCCAATATCTAGAAACTCAAACTGGAGAAGTGTTCTATCCACACGTTGCAAAACATGCGAGAAGAAGTGTAAACCCACCTAAAGACACTTGGGTAGCTTTTGCGACGAATAAACGTGGTTATAAAATGCAACCACATTTCCAAATTGGATTATTTGAAGAACAATTATTTGTAATGTACGGCGTCATGCATGAAGCAAAAGATAAAGCACAACAAGTAAAAGTATTTGAAGATCAATTCAATCAACTTAAAAATCTTCCCGCCGATTACAGTGTAAGTTTAGACCATATGAGTCAAGAAAAAACACTAATTAAAGATATGGATGATTCAAGTTTACAAAAAGCCATTGATCGCGTTAAAAATGTTAAAAAAGGCGAATTTTTCGTTGCAAGAACATTACAACCTGGCGCAGATGATTTAAAAAGCGACAAAGCCTTTATCTCATTCCTAGAAGATACATTCACTCAATTACTTAAATTTTATGCTTAA
- a CDS encoding DUF4064 domain-containing protein, with protein MNRKTEKILAWIGNGLSILYLLIVLLGVLLLNTNTKEFKKVFNEMSQAQGQTFSPDLLFMSYLIQTIILAVVIILAIIATLIMKNNRVLAGVLFIIAAVVSLFVTNLVAMVLWIIVAVKLFIKKDNNNNIKQGKTNGTNHNQQQWNPEQDLNKKKDDPYIY; from the coding sequence ATGAATAGAAAGACCGAAAAAATATTGGCGTGGATTGGTAATGGTTTAAGTATTTTATATTTATTAATCGTGTTATTAGGTGTGCTACTATTAAACACAAATACTAAAGAATTTAAAAAGGTGTTTAATGAAATGTCTCAAGCACAAGGACAAACTTTCTCGCCAGATTTATTATTTATGAGCTATTTGATTCAAACGATCATTTTAGCAGTAGTAATTATTCTAGCTATAATTGCAACGCTAATAATGAAAAATAATCGCGTTTTGGCAGGTGTACTATTTATCATTGCAGCAGTCGTTAGTCTTTTTGTTACTAATTTAGTAGCGATGGTGTTATGGATAATTGTTGCGGTTAAGTTATTTATTAAAAAAGATAATAACAATAATATTAAACAAGGTAAGACCAATGGTACTAACCACAATCAACAGCAATGGAATCCAGAACAAGATTTAAATAAGAAAAAAGACGATCCATATATTTATTAA